The proteins below come from a single Drosophila miranda strain MSH22 chromosome Y unlocalized genomic scaffold, D.miranda_PacBio2.1 Contig_Y1_pilon, whole genome shotgun sequence genomic window:
- the LOC117191581 gene encoding uncharacterized protein LOC117191581, which yields MSTSTVFVRSTIASDLRAKANNLRASNESQFIYTLCCTEGCNLSICSMPSKLKDIESCSGSVDERISLPETPQQQAKISLSRRTALQSPHARPTSGSSFEIVRVLSRHSTRVFNAFKRLFSRSCNRWGRRSPK from the exons ATGTCTACTAGCACAGTATTTGTTCGCT CTACTATAGCCAGCGATTTGCGAGCTAAGGCTAATAATTTGAGG GCTTCGAACGAAAGCCAATTTATTTATACGCTCTGCTGCACTGAAGGGTGTAATCTGAGCATCTGCTCGATGCCTAGTAAGTTAAAGGACATAGAGTCGTGCTCCGGATCCGTCGACGAGCGTATATCGTTGCCAGAAACGCCGCAGCAACAAGCcaagatctctctctctcgaagAACAGCCTTGCAGTCGCCCCAC GCACGGCCCACCAGTGGGTCCTCATTCGAAATCGTGCGCGTGCTCTCCAGGCACAGTACCAGAGTATTCAATGCCTTCAAGCGGCTTTTTTCGAGAAGCTGCAATCGTTGGGGCCGGAGGAGTCCAAAATGA
- the LOC117191316 gene encoding spondin-1-like: protein MWRTDSVPLFPLLLAALTIGTARSLICTRRPANTATPKSPVDENYVISITGNPEKYILGHEYNVSLNAFNGHRYISFILALENENGDFNYADDLGSFELSDMTESRFSPNCINMVENTNTNPKTHMHLTWVAPSEPGSGCILMRATVLQHRDVWHMDDGGLTRRICEEVVDDVESQPTAPLMDIPCCACDEARYELIFEGVWSRNLHPRDFPARDWETRFCELLWAAHSSDYRFWESGFLASEGLKQYAEHCSSRLLEREFSINFRDQKIRTIIKARGPSFPNMSSKSMASVRVDPLHHMVSFASKIEPSPDWIVGVSELELWLRNCTWLEGKVINLYPWDVGTDAGPSYTSPDQPQVPPDVIRRMRSDFPNDPRSPFYDGTGAPMKPMAILTVRRHRIYERRCADEDSNNPAEVPRECLTRPWSSWSDCSSKCGDGMQYRRRVYKQPELARIYNCNEPQYDERECQGQMCGAQNLMGNVGDFDDLDPGMGTGFGMGVGMGGNIRQSSQQRGPECQLSRWGSWSACSVTCGEGYEMRQRQYLNPGAESKCQSVHRMDLQETRKCEGRACLGNLPGSINGDMDMSMSPYEESMGGRGGGGMYGPPSELDANRFEGNSNRGYDGTPINQDRSEFGFSVGNLKGHTPIWGDSSQKSDAVWLPERQTTLNQKPPSYKQPRIQSNYNVAAGFEPITEPPSPWSRQRPSDIYQPSRLEDVERAPWQRQGPGNTHSREFLTSDTDIPDAGTEQEAWPRPNGYRNGDTDPVLSTRCFQMLHTVQPRCQNQTITGQFWFYNFCADECMLYATDPCDRNLNKFSRWEECEKCRLPEFAPLQQHRSNSPECQALRATWYAEERVRKEQRASNRRRNYGGQRQRGRN from the exons ATGTGGCGCACCGACTCTGTTCCTCTGTTTCCACTGCTTCTGGCGGCGTTGACGATCGGCACAGCCCGCAGTCTGATCTGTACACGCCGACCGGCAAACACGGCCACGCCCAAGTCGCCAGTGGATGAGAACTATGTGATAAGCATAACAGGCAATCCGGAAAAATACATTCTCGGACATGAGTACAACG TTTCCCTGAATGCATTCAACGGGCATCGCTACATTAGCTTCATTCTGGCGCTGGAGAACGAAAACGGGGACTTCAACTATGCGGATGACCTCGGCAGCTTTGAGCTGAGCGACATGACCGAGTCGCGCTTCAGTCCCAACTGCATAAACATGGTGGAGAACACCAACACCAATCCAAAGACCCACATGCACCTGACCTGGGTGGCGCCCAGcgagccaggcagcggctgtATCCTTATGCGGGCTACGGTCTTGCAGCATCGCGACGTATGGCACATGGATGACGGTGGACTAACGCGACGTATTTGCGAGGAGGTCGTTGACGATGTGGAGAGCCAGCCGACGGCTCCTTTGATGGATATACCCTGCTGTGCCTGCGACGAGGCGCGCTATGAG CTGATATTTGAAGGCGTCTGGTCCCGCAACCTGCACCCAAGGGACTTTCCAGCTCGAGACTGGGAAACGCGATTCTGTGAGCTTTTGTGGGCTGCCCACAGCTCCGATTACCGTTTCTGGGAATCCGGATTCCTGGCGAGCGAGGGTCTCAAGCAGTATGCGGAGCACTGCAGCTCGCGTCTGCTCGAGCGGGAATTCAGCATCAACTTTCGG GATCAAAAGATCCGCACTATTATCAAGGCACGCGGCCCGTCGTTCCCCAATATGAGTAGCAAGTCCATGGCCTCGGTGCGAGTGGATCCATTGCATCACATGGTATCGTTTGCCTCCAAAATAGAGCCATCCCCAGACTGGATCGTGGGCGTCAGTGAACTGGAGCTATGGCTGCGGAACTGCACGTGGCTAGAGGGAAAGGTTATAAATTTGTATCCCTGGGATGTCGGCACGGATGCGGGGCCAAGCTATACG TCACCTGACCAGCCGCAGGTCCCTCCAGATGTCATCAGGCGCATGCGTTCCGACTTTCCAAATGATCCGCGCTCGCCCTTCTACGACGGGACGGGGGCTCCCATGAAGCCCATGGCAATCCTGACCGTGCGACGTCACCGTATCTACGAGCGGCGCTGTGCGGATGAAGACT CAAACAATCCAGCAGAAGTACCCCGAGAGTGCCTTACACGTCCCTGGTCAAGCTGGAGCGACTGCTCATCCAAATGTGGCGATGGCATGCAGTACAGGCGACGCGTCTACAAGCAGCCTGAGCTGGCGAGGATCTACAACTGCAATGAGCCGCAGTATGACGAACGCGAGTGCCAGGGCCAGATGTGCGGTGCACAAAATCTAATGGGGAACGTTGGAGACTTTGATGATCTGGACCCTGGAATGGGAACGGGCTTTGGCATGGGCGTGGGAATGGGCGGAAACATCCGTCAGTCGTCCCAGCAACGAGGGCCCGAGTGTCAACTGAGCCGTTGGGGCAGCTGGAGTGCATGCAGCGTGACCTGCGGAGAGGGCTACGAAATGAGGCAGCGCCAGTACCTCAATCCTGGAGCCGAATCGAAGTGCCAGAGTGTGCATCGAATGGATTTGCAGGAGACGCGCAAGTGTGAGGGCAGAGCTTGCCTTGGTAATCTGCCAGGATCAATTAACGGCGACATGGACATGAGTATGTCACCTTATGAAGAGTCCATGGGCGGACGAGGCGGCGGAGGAATGTATGGTCCACCCTCAGAACTAGACGCCAATAGATTTGAGGGAAACTCTAACAGAGGCTATGATGGGACTCCAATAAATCAGGATCGATCGGAATTCGGCTTTTCGGTTGGCAACCTTAAAGGCCACACCCCCATTTGGGGCGACAGCTCACAGAAATCGGATGCTGTGTGGCTTCCAGAGCGACAGACAACTCTGAACCAGAAGCCACCGTCCTACAAGCAGCCCAGGATTCAAAGTAATTACAATGTCGCCGCCGGCTTTGAACCGATAACGGAACCACCATCACCCTGGTCACGCCAACGTCCCAGTGACATTTACCAGCCGTCGCGTTTAGAGGATGTAGAACGGGCTCCTTGGCAGCGACAGGGTCCCGGAAACACACACAGCAGAGAGTTCCTTACATCGGATACAGACATTCCTGACGCTGGTACAGAGCAGGAAGCATGGCCACGACCCAATGGCTACCGCAACGGCGATACTGATCCCGTCCTGTCGACTCGCTGCTTCCAAATGCTGCACACCGTTCAGCCGCGCTGCCAAAATCAAACGATAACGGGACAGTTCTGGTTCTACAACTTCTGTGCCGATGAATGCATGCTGTACGCAACAGATCCGTGCGATCGCAATTTGAACAAATTCAGCAGGTGGGAGGAGTGCGAGAAGTGTCGCCTGCCGGAGTTCGCTCCTCTGCAGCAGCACCGCTCCAATTCTCCCGAATGCCAGGCACTGAGAGCCACATGGTATGCCGAGGAGAGAGTCCGGAAAGAGCAACGAGCGTCAAATAGAAGAAGGAATTACGGTGGCCAACGGCAACGCGGTAGAAATTAA